From Flavobacteriales bacterium, the proteins below share one genomic window:
- a CDS encoding ATP-binding protein produces MKKIVIIGPECTGKSTLTKALANHFNTAYVREYAREYIDNLNGNYKEDDILTIAQKQIELEDNAIANNKYLFLDTDLIVCKVWSEFKYGQCNPWILKQIEKRHYDYYLLCDIDIPWINDGQREHPNHRQELFDTYNIELTELNKSFTVISGENRLQDSIDFLQSLDI; encoded by the coding sequence ATGAAAAAAATTGTCATCATTGGTCCAGAATGCACCGGAAAAAGCACCCTAACTAAAGCACTTGCCAATCATTTCAATACAGCATATGTAAGGGAGTATGCTAGAGAATATATTGATAACCTAAACGGTAATTATAAAGAAGATGACATCCTCACTATTGCACAAAAACAAATTGAACTAGAGGACAATGCAATAGCCAACAACAAATACCTTTTTTTAGACACCGACCTTATCGTTTGTAAGGTCTGGAGTGAGTTTAAGTATGGACAATGCAACCCGTGGATTCTTAAACAAATAGAAAAGCGTCATTACGATTACTATCTACTTTGCGATATTGATATCCCTTGGATTAATGACGGACAAAGAGAGCATCCTAACCATAGACAAGAGCTTTTTGACACATACAATATAGAACTTACAGAATTAAATAAATCTTTTACAGTAATTAGCGGTGAAAATCGTCTTCAAGATTCTATAGATTTTTTACAATCATTGGATATATAA
- a CDS encoding 4'-phosphopantetheinyl transferase superfamily protein: MDDFLVNRKTNDYQLVIAAIDTLSPSGISKREKEVFASRKIISILFPYYQLSHDKFGAPLLSNGKAISISHSKNFIAVIISNKSASIDMEHINEKALKVAPKFLNKQELSKVNDSEKATLFWSAKECLYKIHKERGVTFSTDLSIEFIKESKIECYIFNQKFTLTYEKFENHWLVYYFD; this comes from the coding sequence ATGGACGATTTTTTAGTTAATAGAAAAACCAACGATTATCAACTTGTAATTGCTGCAATTGATACCCTTTCTCCAAGCGGTATTTCAAAAAGGGAAAAGGAAGTATTTGCTTCAAGAAAAATCATCAGTATTCTCTTTCCATATTATCAATTGAGTCACGATAAATTTGGCGCTCCATTACTTTCAAACGGAAAAGCCATATCAATTTCTCACTCAAAGAATTTTATTGCAGTGATTATTTCAAACAAGTCTGCATCTATTGATATGGAACACATAAACGAAAAAGCACTTAAAGTAGCACCAAAATTTCTTAATAAACAAGAACTTAGCAAAGTAAATGATTCTGAAAAAGCTACTTTATTTTGGTCAGCAAAAGAATGCCTTTATAAGATTCACAAAGAAAGGGGGGTAACTTTTTCAACTGACTTGAGCATCGAATTCATTAAAGAAAGTAAAATTGAATGTTATATATTTAACCAGAAATTTACTCTAACTTATGAAAAATTCGAAAACCATTGGTTAGTGTATTATTTTGATTAA
- a CDS encoding geranylgeranylglyceryl/heptaprenylglyceryl phosphate synthase — protein MKIYDFISSNKAKGKKLFAVLIDPDKQNQNELSELVDRAVKAKVDLFFIGGSLLTSDSMNDSIRTIKSNCNIPVVIFPGNTMQVNENADGILFLSLISGRNADMLIGKQVITAPILKASKLEVLPTGYMLIDSGNPTTVSYMSNTTPIPHEKNDVAACTAMAGELLGLKLIFMDGGSGATKPISESMIKMVRQSVNTPIIIGGGICNAEKAIANCKAGADLIVVGNSIEKQPHILEEIAQSIYEFNSSVKNEVLG, from the coding sequence ATGAAAATTTACGATTTCATATCATCAAACAAAGCAAAGGGCAAAAAACTATTTGCCGTTCTAATTGACCCAGACAAACAAAATCAAAATGAATTATCTGAGTTGGTTGATAGAGCAGTAAAAGCAAAAGTTGATTTATTTTTTATCGGCGGAAGCTTACTTACAAGTGATAGTATGAACGATTCTATCAGAACTATCAAATCGAATTGTAATATACCAGTTGTTATTTTCCCTGGCAACACAATGCAGGTAAATGAAAATGCTGATGGCATTTTGTTTTTATCCTTAATTTCTGGTAGAAATGCCGACATGTTAATTGGCAAGCAAGTCATTACTGCCCCTATATTAAAAGCATCAAAATTGGAGGTCCTACCAACAGGCTATATGCTAATTGATAGTGGCAATCCAACAACTGTTTCATACATGAGTAATACTACCCCTATCCCACATGAAAAAAATGATGTGGCAGCATGCACTGCTATGGCTGGTGAACTTTTAGGTTTAAAGCTAATCTTCATGGATGGTGGTAGCGGGGCAACAAAGCCCATTTCTGAATCTATGATTAAAATGGTCAGACAATCTGTCAATACTCCAATAATCATTGGAGGCGGCATTTGTAATGCTGAAAAGGCTATAGCTAATTGCAAAGCAGGTGCAGACTTAATTGTAGTAGGGAACAGCATTGAAAAACAACCACATATTCTGGAAGAAATAGCACAATCTATTTATGAATTTAATTCTTCAGTGAAGAATGAAGTCCTCGGTTGA
- a CDS encoding TonB-dependent receptor, giving the protein MTFKSILSLSFIASTLWLSAQESDTLIIYPDLEEVNIRALRASEKTPMSYSNIDQQQLEEQNLGQDIPYMLSLTPSIVTTSDAGAGIGYTGFRVRGSDPTRINVTIDGIPLNDAESQGVWWVNMPDFTSSVEDIQIQRGVGTSTNGAGAFGATVNLRTQKLRPTAYATTNNSIGSYNTLKNNVEFGSGLLANKFTLDGRLSKLSSDGYIDRATSDLKSLYLSGAYFGNDEVLKLTLISGKEKTYQAWNGVPLSYINDDSLRTFNSYTYENETDNYWQDHYMMHYNKQLSPSASFNLGLHFTKGRGYYEQYKKGEDFTDYGLNNVIVGSDTITSTNLIRRKWLDNDFYGTVFSYQNSIDNLEYTIGGGWNTYEGRHYGVVRWAEYASNGYIDHIYYDNDAIKTDLNVYAKALYKYSEELSLFGDLQKRYIDYSFIGKDDNGASLEDTVNFDFFNPKFGAFYQLDDSKSIFASFAVANREPNRSDFVDSSPNSRPVHETLYDTELGYKISKKNFTLSANAYYMIYENQLILTGKINDVGEYTRENVDYSERKGIEIEGGVKLNSKIDWSGNISFSENTIANYTEYVDNWDTWGQEKIEYENTNIAFSPELIWASKFNYQFNDRMGIQLISKYVDEQYIDNTSSQDRKLDAYLVHHGRFIWNINSSFFKKARLSLQVNNLLDENYVNNAWIYRFKSDGYDPRPDDAFVSANSEGGYDMVGYFPQAKRNFLLGLTLGF; this is encoded by the coding sequence ATGACATTCAAATCTATTTTAAGCCTAAGCTTCATAGCTTCGACTTTATGGCTATCTGCCCAAGAATCAGATACCTTAATTATTTATCCTGACTTAGAAGAAGTCAACATCAGAGCGTTAAGAGCTTCTGAAAAAACACCCATGTCCTATTCAAATATTGACCAACAACAGTTGGAAGAACAAAATTTAGGACAGGATATTCCATACATGCTATCACTGACACCATCTATTGTAACCACTTCAGACGCAGGCGCAGGCATTGGATACACAGGTTTTAGAGTGCGTGGTAGCGACCCCACTAGAATAAATGTAACCATAGATGGTATTCCTCTAAACGACGCAGAATCTCAAGGAGTATGGTGGGTTAATATGCCGGACTTTACTTCATCTGTTGAAGACATTCAAATCCAAAGAGGTGTTGGAACGTCAACCAATGGTGCGGGTGCTTTTGGTGCAACGGTAAACCTTAGGACTCAAAAGCTACGCCCAACAGCCTACGCCACTACCAATAATAGTATTGGGTCTTACAATACACTGAAAAACAATGTAGAGTTTGGCTCTGGTCTTTTGGCCAATAAATTTACACTAGACGGACGTCTTTCAAAACTCTCCTCTGACGGATATATTGATAGAGCCACTTCTGACTTAAAATCACTGTACCTTTCTGGTGCTTACTTCGGAAATGATGAGGTTCTAAAGCTCACATTAATTTCAGGAAAGGAAAAAACCTATCAAGCCTGGAATGGTGTACCTCTATCTTACATTAATGATGATAGCCTTAGGACTTTCAACAGCTACACCTATGAAAATGAAACCGATAACTATTGGCAAGACCACTACATGATGCATTACAACAAACAGTTGAGCCCCTCTGCATCATTTAATCTTGGACTACATTTCACAAAAGGAAGAGGGTATTATGAGCAATACAAGAAAGGCGAAGACTTTACAGATTATGGCTTAAATAACGTTATCGTTGGAAGCGACACTATTACAAGCACAAATTTAATTAGAAGAAAATGGCTCGATAATGACTTTTACGGAACCGTATTTTCATACCAAAACAGCATTGACAATTTAGAGTATACAATTGGTGGAGGCTGGAACACCTATGAAGGTAGACACTACGGTGTTGTAAGATGGGCAGAATATGCAAGTAATGGATATATTGACCATATATATTATGATAATGATGCTATAAAAACAGACTTGAATGTATATGCTAAAGCTCTTTATAAATACAGTGAAGAACTTTCATTATTCGGAGATTTACAAAAACGCTATATTGATTATTCTTTCATTGGCAAAGATGATAATGGAGCTTCCTTAGAAGATACTGTCAATTTTGATTTCTTTAATCCAAAATTTGGCGCATTTTATCAGCTGGATGACTCCAAGAGTATTTTTGCATCTTTTGCCGTTGCTAATAGAGAACCTAATCGAAGTGACTTTGTAGATTCTTCACCAAATTCAAGGCCAGTTCATGAAACACTTTACGACACTGAACTTGGCTACAAAATCTCAAAGAAAAACTTCACTTTATCAGCTAACGCCTACTATATGATATATGAAAATCAGCTCATTTTAACAGGAAAAATAAACGATGTAGGCGAATACACAAGAGAAAATGTTGATTACTCTGAACGAAAAGGGATAGAAATTGAAGGGGGGGTTAAGCTGAACAGTAAAATTGACTGGTCAGGAAACATCTCATTCAGTGAAAATACAATTGCAAACTACACCGAATATGTAGACAATTGGGACACATGGGGACAAGAAAAAATTGAATACGAGAACACTAATATTGCTTTTTCTCCAGAGCTAATTTGGGCAAGTAAATTTAATTATCAATTTAATGACAGAATGGGAATTCAACTAATTTCCAAATATGTTGACGAGCAATACATTGACAATACATCGAGTCAAGATAGAAAATTAGACGCCTATTTAGTTCACCACGGTCGTTTTATTTGGAACATCAACAGCTCGTTTTTCAAAAAAGCCAGACTAAGTCTCCAAGTAAATAATTTACTGGATGAGAACTACGTCAACAACGCATGGATCTACCGATTTAAATCGGATGGTTACGACCCAAGACCAGATGATGCTTTCGTTTCTGCAAATAGCGAAGGCGGTTACGATATGGTGGGCTATTTTCCACAAGCAAAACGAAACTTCTTATTAGGACTTACTTTGGGTTTCTAA